Proteins encoded within one genomic window of Microbacterium soli:
- a CDS encoding cysteine hydrolase family protein → MTDAAAGPGGWLVVIDPQHIFASPDSEWGSPFFAGAMVNIRRLADAHGERVLVTRWLPTADRTTSWGEYFAAWPFADRPASDALYDLVPDAEGLSPHPTLDLPTFGKWGPELEAVVGRGAHVVLTGVSTDCCVLSTALAAADAGARLTVATDACAGSTAENHAAALHVMGLYPPQIALADTAGVLAEAR, encoded by the coding sequence ATGACGGATGCGGCGGCCGGACCCGGCGGTTGGCTGGTCGTCATCGACCCGCAGCACATCTTCGCCTCCCCCGACTCGGAATGGGGATCGCCGTTCTTCGCGGGCGCCATGGTGAACATCCGGCGGCTCGCCGACGCGCACGGCGAGCGCGTGCTGGTCACGCGCTGGCTGCCCACCGCCGACCGCACCACGTCCTGGGGCGAGTACTTCGCCGCGTGGCCGTTCGCCGACAGGCCGGCATCCGACGCCCTGTACGACCTGGTCCCGGATGCCGAGGGGCTGTCCCCGCATCCGACCCTGGACCTGCCGACCTTCGGCAAGTGGGGCCCCGAGCTCGAGGCCGTCGTCGGACGGGGTGCGCACGTCGTGCTCACCGGGGTGTCCACCGACTGCTGCGTGCTCTCCACGGCTCTGGCCGCAGCGGATGCCGGGGCGCGCCTGACCGTCGCGACCGACGCGTGCGCGGGATCGACGGCGGAGAACCATGCGGCGGCGCTGCACGTGATGGGCCTGTACCCGCCGCAGATCGCGCTGGCCGACACGGCGGGCGTCCTCGCGGAGGCGCGCTGA
- a CDS encoding M18 family aminopeptidase, translating to MSVSPAALAHAVDLADFVSASPSSYHAAAEVARRLQDAGFTRLDEADAWPTQPGGRFVVVRDGAVIAWAVPEGATSTTPVHVLGAHTDSPGFKLKPEPTTASHGWLQAAVEVYGGPLLNSWLDRELRLAGRLALADGRVVLAATGPLLRLPQLAIHLDRGVNDGLTLDRQTGTQPVWGLGDAASADILAELAADAAVDPAEIRGYDVVVTDAARGAVFGRDDAFFASGRLDDLASVHAGVVALLDAASRERTGAIPMLAAFDHEELGSASRSGAAGPFLEDVLVRLYASLGADAVDQRRAFAASWHLSSDVGHSVHPNFAHRHDPVVQPLLGSGPILKMNANQRYATDAVGAAAWAGWCEQAGVSSQEFVSNNAVPCGSTIGPITATRLGIRTVDIGIPILSMHSARELAGVSDLHDLSRVARAFFAG from the coding sequence ATGTCCGTCAGCCCTGCCGCCCTGGCCCACGCCGTCGATCTCGCCGACTTCGTCAGCGCCTCGCCCTCCAGCTACCACGCGGCGGCGGAGGTCGCGCGACGGCTGCAGGATGCCGGATTCACACGGCTCGACGAGGCCGACGCCTGGCCCACGCAGCCCGGCGGGCGGTTCGTGGTAGTGCGAGACGGGGCCGTGATCGCCTGGGCCGTCCCCGAGGGCGCCACGTCGACGACGCCCGTGCACGTGCTGGGCGCGCACACCGACTCCCCGGGCTTCAAGCTCAAGCCCGAGCCCACCACGGCCTCGCACGGCTGGCTGCAGGCGGCCGTGGAGGTCTACGGCGGGCCGCTGCTGAACTCGTGGCTCGACCGCGAGCTGCGCCTGGCCGGCCGCCTCGCGCTGGCCGACGGACGTGTGGTGCTCGCCGCGACCGGCCCGCTGCTGCGCCTGCCGCAGCTGGCGATCCACCTGGATCGCGGGGTCAACGACGGGCTGACGCTGGACAGGCAGACCGGCACGCAGCCGGTGTGGGGGCTCGGCGACGCGGCATCCGCCGACATCCTCGCCGAACTGGCGGCGGATGCCGCCGTGGATCCGGCCGAGATCCGCGGCTACGACGTCGTCGTGACCGATGCCGCCCGCGGTGCGGTCTTCGGCAGGGACGATGCCTTCTTCGCCTCCGGCAGGCTCGACGACCTCGCTTCCGTGCACGCCGGCGTGGTCGCCCTGCTCGACGCCGCCTCGCGGGAGCGGACAGGGGCGATCCCGATGCTCGCCGCGTTCGACCACGAGGAGCTCGGATCCGCCTCCCGCTCGGGCGCCGCGGGCCCCTTCCTGGAGGACGTGCTGGTGCGGCTGTACGCCTCCCTCGGAGCGGATGCCGTCGATCAGCGCCGCGCGTTCGCGGCATCCTGGCACCTGTCCAGCGACGTGGGGCACTCCGTGCATCCGAACTTCGCGCACAGGCACGACCCCGTCGTGCAGCCGCTGCTGGGCTCCGGCCCGATCCTGAAGATGAATGCCAACCAGCGCTATGCGACGGATGCCGTGGGCGCGGCGGCCTGGGCCGGCTGGTGCGAGCAGGCCGGAGTCTCCTCGCAGGAGTTCGTCTCGAACAACGCCGTGCCGTGCGGGTCGACGATCGGTCCGATCACCGCGACGCGTCTGGGCATCCGCACGGTCGACATCGGCATCCCCATCCTGTCGATGCACTCCGCGCGCGAACTGGCGGGGGTGAGCGATCTGCACGACCTGTCCCGCGTCGCCCGCGCATTCTTCGCCGGCTGA
- a CDS encoding response regulator transcription factor, giving the protein MPEIRVLIVDDDPLVRSALAHFVSRGPDVEVIGQADNGVEAIAFVEQHRPDVVMMDVQMPQMNGIEATAVIAERWPEIRILAVTTLDGSDTVLPMLSAGASGYLLKDSSAESILQGVREVYSGASSLSPRIASLLVKHVRSTEPTTGPADALEELTERESQVLQRLAEGMSNAEIAQSLIVSEGTVKAHLGRIMSKWHVRDRVQILVTAAHAGLVDFH; this is encoded by the coding sequence ATGCCGGAAATCCGTGTGCTCATCGTCGATGACGACCCTCTGGTTCGCTCCGCACTCGCGCACTTCGTCTCCCGCGGCCCCGATGTCGAGGTGATCGGCCAGGCCGACAACGGTGTCGAGGCGATCGCCTTCGTGGAGCAGCACCGCCCCGACGTCGTCATGATGGACGTGCAGATGCCGCAGATGAACGGCATCGAGGCCACCGCCGTCATCGCCGAGCGCTGGCCGGAGATCCGCATCCTCGCCGTGACCACGCTGGATGGAAGTGACACGGTGCTGCCCATGCTCAGTGCGGGGGCGTCGGGATACCTTCTCAAGGACTCCAGTGCGGAGAGCATCCTCCAGGGAGTGCGAGAGGTCTACAGCGGAGCGAGCTCGCTGTCGCCCCGCATCGCCTCGCTGCTGGTCAAGCACGTGCGCAGCACGGAGCCCACCACCGGCCCGGCGGATGCCCTCGAGGAACTGACCGAGCGCGAGTCCCAGGTCCTCCAGCGCCTCGCCGAGGGCATGTCCAACGCCGAGATCGCCCAGTCCCTCATCGTCTCGGAGGGCACCGTCAAAGCCCATCTGGGACGCATCATGTCGAAGTGGCACGTGCGCGACCGCGTGCAGATCCTCGTGACCGCCGCTCACGCGGGTCTCGTCGACTTCCACTGA
- a CDS encoding cation acetate symporter translates to MNAAWDLAAVVLVVVMTVVLGVMGVRLSRTTSDFFVASRSVRSVWNASAISGEYLSAGTFLGLSGLVLLVGADGFWFPIGYAAGYLLLLLFVAAPLRRSGAYTLPDFIEARLESRGARRLSSLLVLVIGWLYIVPQLHGASLTLRVVADLPPWVGAVIVAAVVSGIVAAGGMRAITVVQAMQYWLKLTALLVPAVVLLIVLSGREPSLEPVLAFPIEVGPSATDAYSTTSLMIALLLGTIGLPHVLVRFYTSPDGGSARRTTVLVVGMIGAFYAVSGTLGLIARVAAPDLAQPGLADTVVLALPSRILPGPVGMVLTALVVAGAFAAFLSTSSGLVVSLAGVISQDVFDGSVRSFRLSAVLCAAVPLGVALLTGPEALVSSVGTVFLVAATSLTPVILLGVWWRGLTARGAATGMAVGALTCGLSLLGSSMLGADAGFVSAALAQPAAWAIPLTTAVVILVSRLDRRRAPARADRYLARLHLPERHVPEPPAAR, encoded by the coding sequence ATGAACGCCGCCTGGGATCTCGCCGCCGTCGTGCTCGTGGTGGTCATGACGGTCGTGCTGGGCGTCATGGGCGTGCGCCTGAGCCGCACGACGAGCGACTTCTTCGTGGCCTCCCGCAGCGTGCGGTCGGTGTGGAACGCCTCCGCGATCAGCGGCGAGTACCTCTCCGCCGGCACGTTCCTGGGGCTGTCCGGCCTGGTGCTGCTGGTGGGGGCGGACGGGTTCTGGTTCCCGATCGGGTACGCGGCGGGCTACCTGCTGCTCCTGCTGTTCGTCGCCGCGCCGCTGCGGCGCAGCGGCGCGTACACGCTGCCGGACTTCATCGAGGCGCGACTGGAGTCGCGCGGCGCCCGTCGGCTGTCCAGCCTGCTCGTGCTGGTGATCGGCTGGCTGTACATCGTGCCGCAGCTGCACGGCGCCTCGCTGACGCTGCGGGTCGTCGCCGACCTGCCGCCGTGGGTGGGGGCGGTCATCGTGGCGGCCGTGGTCAGCGGCATCGTCGCCGCCGGCGGCATGCGGGCCATCACCGTGGTGCAGGCCATGCAGTACTGGCTGAAGCTCACGGCGCTGCTGGTGCCGGCAGTGGTGCTGCTGATCGTGCTCTCGGGCCGCGAGCCCTCCCTGGAGCCGGTGCTCGCCTTCCCGATCGAGGTGGGGCCGTCGGCAACGGATGCGTACTCCACGACCTCGCTCATGATCGCGCTGCTGCTGGGGACGATCGGGCTGCCGCACGTGCTGGTGCGCTTCTACACGAGCCCCGACGGCGGTTCGGCCCGCCGCACGACCGTGCTCGTGGTGGGCATGATCGGCGCGTTCTACGCGGTCTCGGGGACCCTGGGCCTGATCGCCCGGGTGGCGGCACCGGATCTGGCGCAGCCGGGCCTCGCGGACACGGTCGTGCTCGCGCTGCCCTCCCGCATCCTCCCCGGCCCGGTCGGGATGGTGCTGACGGCCCTCGTCGTGGCGGGGGCGTTCGCGGCGTTCCTGTCGACCTCGTCGGGGCTGGTGGTCTCGCTCGCGGGCGTGATCAGCCAGGACGTCTTCGACGGCTCGGTGCGCTCGTTCCGCCTCTCGGCGGTGCTGTGCGCGGCGGTGCCGCTGGGGGTCGCGCTGCTGACGGGGCCCGAGGCACTGGTCTCCAGCGTCGGGACGGTGTTCCTCGTCGCGGCGACCAGCCTCACACCGGTGATCCTGCTGGGCGTGTGGTGGCGAGGGCTCACGGCGCGCGGCGCGGCGACGGGGATGGCGGTGGGCGCGCTGACCTGCGGGCTGTCCCTGCTGGGCTCCAGCATGCTCGGCGCGGATGCGGGGTTCGTCTCCGCCGCCCTCGCCCAGCCCGCCGCCTGGGCGATCCCGCTGACCACCGCCGTGGTGATCCTCGTGTCGCGTCTGGACCGGCGACGCGCCCCGGCCCGGGCGGACCGCTACCTGGCGCGCCTGCACCTGCCCGAGCGGCACGTGCCCGAGCCTCCCGCCGCACGCTGA
- a CDS encoding arsenate reductase ArsC, with translation MTASALTVLFVCVHNAGRSRMAAGFLQELVGDRVDVRSAGSEPKDAINPVAIRAMAEVGIDITAGEPKLLTVDAVEQADVVITMGCGDACPIFPGKRYEDWRLDDPAGLDIEHVRPIRDEIRARVEALIAELLP, from the coding sequence ATGACCGCATCCGCCCTCACCGTGCTGTTCGTCTGCGTGCACAACGCCGGACGCTCCCGGATGGCCGCCGGCTTCCTGCAGGAGCTCGTCGGCGACCGCGTCGACGTGCGCTCGGCGGGCTCCGAGCCGAAGGACGCGATCAATCCGGTCGCGATCCGGGCGATGGCGGAGGTCGGGATCGACATCACCGCGGGCGAGCCGAAGCTGCTCACCGTGGACGCCGTCGAGCAGGCGGATGTCGTCATCACGATGGGATGCGGGGATGCCTGCCCGATCTTCCCCGGCAAGCGCTACGAGGACTGGCGGCTCGATGACCCGGCGGGCCTCGACATCGAGCACGTGCGCCCGATCCGCGACGAGATCCGCGCGCGCGTGGAGGCCCTCATCGCCGAGCTCCTGCCGTGA
- a CDS encoding purine-cytosine permease family protein, with the protein MSTASETTSSALIERTGIEIIPESERTARPRDLFWPWFAANVSVFGMSYGSFVLGFGISLWQATVVSVIGIIVSFLLCGLIAIAGKRGSTPTMILSRTAFGVQGQKLPGIVSWLTSIGWETSLAITAVLATTTVFRSLGWLSEDDEAVGLKIVATVAVAALIVAASVLGYHTIMRLQSVLTWLTGAMTVLFLVLTFGSIDWAAAFSRPDGTFAQTIGALVMVMTGFGLGWINIAADWSRYQKRTASDGQIVAWNTIGGAVAPVILVFFGLLLAGSDQELSDAVGNDPIGALATLLPAWVLVPFLIVAILTLVSGAVLGIYSSGLTLLSLGIRIPRPAAAGIDGVILTAGTIFVVFFATSFIGPFQSFLITLGVPMASWAGILIADILRRRRDYDEEALFDSRGRYGAVDWTSIITMVVATVIGWGFVMNQIPDTPWNDWQGYFLDLFGWRDDWGYANLGVLFALVLSFVVTWFARAGRIRRQEADA; encoded by the coding sequence ATGTCCACGGCATCCGAGACCACGAGTTCGGCGCTGATCGAGCGCACCGGCATCGAGATCATCCCCGAGTCCGAGCGCACCGCCCGGCCCCGGGACCTGTTCTGGCCGTGGTTCGCGGCCAACGTCTCGGTGTTCGGGATGAGCTACGGGTCGTTCGTGCTGGGCTTCGGCATCTCGCTGTGGCAGGCGACGGTCGTCTCGGTCATCGGGATCATCGTGTCGTTCCTGCTGTGCGGTCTCATCGCGATCGCCGGCAAGCGCGGGTCGACGCCGACCATGATCCTCTCCCGCACGGCGTTCGGCGTGCAGGGTCAGAAGCTGCCCGGCATCGTCTCCTGGCTCACCTCGATCGGCTGGGAGACGTCGCTGGCGATCACCGCCGTGCTCGCCACGACCACGGTGTTCCGCAGCCTGGGCTGGCTCAGCGAGGACGACGAGGCGGTGGGGCTGAAGATCGTGGCGACCGTCGCCGTCGCCGCCCTCATCGTCGCGGCATCCGTGCTCGGCTATCACACGATCATGAGGCTGCAGTCGGTGCTCACCTGGCTCACCGGTGCGATGACGGTGCTGTTCCTCGTGCTCACCTTCGGGAGCATCGACTGGGCGGCGGCGTTCTCGCGCCCCGACGGCACCTTCGCGCAGACCATCGGCGCCCTGGTGATGGTGATGACCGGGTTCGGTCTGGGCTGGATCAACATCGCCGCGGACTGGTCCCGGTACCAGAAGCGCACGGCCTCGGACGGGCAGATCGTCGCCTGGAACACCATCGGCGGTGCGGTCGCGCCCGTCATCCTCGTCTTCTTCGGCCTGCTGCTGGCGGGCTCCGATCAGGAGCTGTCGGATGCCGTGGGCAACGACCCCATCGGGGCTCTGGCCACACTGCTGCCGGCGTGGGTGCTCGTGCCCTTCCTCATCGTCGCGATCCTCACCCTCGTCTCCGGCGCCGTGCTGGGCATCTACTCCTCGGGTCTCACGCTGCTGAGCCTCGGCATCCGCATCCCGCGCCCGGCCGCCGCCGGCATCGACGGCGTGATCCTCACGGCCGGGACGATCTTCGTGGTGTTCTTCGCGACGAGCTTCATCGGGCCGTTCCAGTCCTTCCTCATCACGCTCGGCGTGCCGATGGCGTCATGGGCGGGCATCCTCATCGCCGACATCCTGCGCCGCCGCCGCGACTACGACGAGGAGGCGCTCTTCGATTCGCGCGGCCGCTACGGCGCGGTCGACTGGACCTCGATCATCACCATGGTCGTCGCGACGGTGATCGGCTGGGGATTCGTGATGAACCAGATCCCGGACACGCCGTGGAACGACTGGCAGGGCTACTTCCTCGACCTGTTCGGGTGGCGCGACGACTGGGGCTACGCGAACCTCGGCGTGCTGTTCGCGCTGGTGCTGTCGTTCGTCGTGACCTGGTTCGCCCGCGCCGGGCGGATCCGCAGGCAGGAGGCCGACGCATGA